In Sphingomonas crocodyli, a genomic segment contains:
- a CDS encoding YaiI/YqxD family protein produces MRILVDADACPVKDEIYKVAWRHEVPVTIVSNQHLRIPAHPLIGRQVVSDGFDAADDWIAEQADRKAIVVTADILLADRCLKAEATVLSPAGKPFTLQSIGAQVATRAIMADLRAGAVGDAIGGPAPFSKADRSRFLSALDEAIIRLRRAS; encoded by the coding sequence ATCCGCATCCTGGTCGATGCCGACGCCTGTCCGGTGAAGGACGAGATCTACAAGGTCGCGTGGCGGCACGAGGTGCCGGTGACGATCGTGAGCAACCAGCATCTGCGCATCCCCGCCCACCCGCTGATCGGGCGGCAGGTGGTGAGCGATGGGTTCGACGCGGCCGACGACTGGATCGCCGAGCAGGCGGACCGAAAAGCCATCGTCGTCACCGCCGACATATTGCTGGCCGATCGGTGCCTGAAGGCGGAGGCGACCGTGCTGTCGCCTGCCGGCAAGCCCTTCACGTTGCAATCGATCGGCGCGCAGGTGGCGACGCGCGCGATCATGGCCGATCTGCGCGCAGGCGCGGTGGGCGATGCGATCGGCGGGCCGGCGCCCTTTTCCAAGGCCGATCGATCGCGCTTCCTGTCCGCGCTGGACGAGGCGATAATCAGGCTGCGGCGGGCGTCCTGA
- a CDS encoding zinc transporter ZntB has product MGTGTWHIGNPPNLCWTHLDGRDPESVTWLDAQDLPLTARMALTAVETRPRCQPLEEGTLINLRGLRKVQDEEGDALVSIRIWAEPGRVISVSFRQLAGLDELCEHAHKHEYKDPGDLIAAIAIMITKQLDPVVAELGDKVDDCELALDADRVHEQRREITKARSEAISFRRFIVPQRQALETMSTLQTAWIEDDDRIHIREAADRFARMAEELEAVRERSALLHEQITDLRAEKIDRRSLAIAVVAMIFLPLTFVTGLLGMNVDGIPYAHHPYSFWVVTAFCALVGISVTAYFVIRNWFKS; this is encoded by the coding sequence GTGGGAACCGGCACCTGGCATATCGGCAATCCCCCCAATCTGTGCTGGACCCATCTCGACGGGCGCGATCCGGAATCGGTGACGTGGCTCGACGCGCAGGATCTGCCGCTGACGGCGCGGATGGCGCTGACCGCAGTCGAGACGCGCCCGCGTTGCCAGCCGTTGGAAGAAGGCACGCTGATCAACCTGCGGGGCTTGCGCAAGGTGCAGGACGAGGAGGGCGATGCGCTCGTCTCGATCCGCATCTGGGCCGAGCCGGGGCGCGTCATTTCGGTCAGCTTCCGCCAGCTCGCGGGCCTCGACGAACTGTGTGAGCATGCTCACAAACATGAGTATAAGGATCCGGGCGACCTGATCGCCGCGATCGCGATCATGATCACTAAACAACTCGATCCTGTGGTCGCCGAACTGGGCGACAAGGTCGACGATTGCGAACTCGCCCTCGACGCCGATCGCGTCCACGAGCAGCGCCGCGAGATCACGAAGGCGCGATCCGAGGCGATCAGCTTCCGCCGCTTCATCGTGCCGCAGCGTCAGGCGCTGGAGACGATGAGCACGCTGCAGACCGCCTGGATCGAGGATGACGACCGCATCCACATCCGCGAAGCCGCCGATCGCTTCGCGCGCATGGCCGAGGAACTGGAGGCGGTGCGCGAACGATCGGCGCTGCTCCACGAACAGATCACCGATCTGCGCGCCGAAAAGATCGATCGCCGGTCGCTGGCCATCGCGGTGGTCGCGATGATCTTCCTGCCGCTGACCTTCGTCACCGGGCTGCTGGGCATGAATGTCGACGGCATACCCTATGCCCACCACCCCTACAGTTTCTGGGTGGTGACGGCCTTCTGCGCCTTGGTGGGCATCAGCGTGACCGCCTATTTCGTGATCCGGAACTGGTTCAAGAGCTGA
- a CDS encoding lipoprotein, with translation MKTRIALLALTVALAGCGQREALKPAAGQSLPQKPATAAVQPTVPQLLTPNVDTRPRRTDDLLTRSEERPDDRFDLPPPG, from the coding sequence ATGAAGACACGCATCGCCCTGCTGGCCCTGACGGTCGCGCTTGCCGGTTGCGGCCAGCGCGAGGCGCTGAAGCCCGCCGCCGGCCAAAGCCTGCCGCAGAAACCGGCGACGGCCGCCGTTCAGCCGACCGTTCCACAATTGCTGACGCCCAATGTCGACACGCGGCCGCGCCGCACCGACGATCTGCTGACCCGGTCCGAGGAACGCCCCGACGACCGGTTCGATCTGCCCCCTCCCGGCTGA
- the lysA gene encoding diaminopimelate decarboxylase encodes MDHFDIKDGVLHAEDVALPEIAAAVGTPVYVYSTATIERHARVFLDAVADVESTPEKPLVAFAVKSNPNRAVLAILTKLGLGADVVSGGELLRARAAGIPADRIVFSGVGKTADEMKLALREGIYQFNVESEPEAEMLSTVAIELGTTAPIAFRINPNVVAGTHAKISTGGSEDKFGVAYDRAMAAYARAAELPGLNVRGVAVHIGSQLTNLDPSRAAFEKVGALIADLRAAGHDIVTADLGGGLGVPYDPAKPTPPLPDVYGAMVREVTAGWNVRLLFEPGRVIVGNAGVLLSKVIRVKPGVTDPFVIVDAAMNDLMRPSLYDAYHEVRNVEPDGSRMTAHIVGPICESGDTFAKNREMDAVEADDLVTFMTAGAYGATMANTYNSRALTPEVLVSGNNWALVRERQPIESLIAADKLPPWL; translated from the coding sequence ATGGACCATTTCGATATCAAGGACGGCGTCCTCCACGCCGAGGATGTGGCGCTGCCCGAAATCGCGGCTGCGGTGGGCACGCCCGTCTATGTCTATTCGACCGCAACGATCGAGCGGCATGCGCGCGTCTTTTTGGACGCGGTGGCCGACGTCGAATCGACGCCCGAAAAGCCGCTGGTCGCCTTTGCGGTGAAATCGAACCCCAATCGCGCGGTTCTGGCGATCCTGACCAAGCTGGGCCTTGGCGCCGACGTGGTGTCGGGTGGCGAGCTGCTGCGCGCACGCGCGGCCGGAATCCCGGCCGATCGCATCGTCTTTTCGGGGGTCGGCAAGACCGCCGACGAGATGAAGCTGGCGCTGCGCGAAGGCATCTACCAGTTCAACGTCGAATCCGAGCCGGAAGCCGAGATGCTGAGCACGGTGGCGATCGAACTGGGAACCACCGCCCCGATCGCCTTCCGCATCAATCCGAACGTCGTCGCCGGCACCCACGCGAAGATTTCGACCGGCGGATCCGAAGACAAATTCGGCGTCGCTTATGATCGGGCGATGGCCGCTTATGCCCGCGCGGCCGAACTGCCCGGCCTGAACGTGCGCGGCGTCGCGGTGCATATCGGCAGCCAGCTGACCAACCTCGATCCCTCACGCGCGGCATTCGAAAAGGTCGGCGCGCTGATCGCGGATCTGCGGGCGGCGGGCCATGATATCGTCACCGCCGATCTGGGCGGCGGCCTAGGCGTCCCCTATGATCCCGCCAAGCCCACGCCCCCCCTGCCCGACGTCTATGGCGCGATGGTGCGCGAAGTGACGGCGGGCTGGAACGTGCGCCTGTTGTTCGAACCGGGCCGGGTGATCGTGGGCAATGCCGGCGTGCTGCTGTCGAAGGTGATCCGCGTGAAGCCGGGCGTCACCGATCCGTTCGTGATCGTCGATGCGGCGATGAACGATCTGATGCGGCCCAGCCTGTACGACGCCTATCACGAGGTACGGAACGTCGAACCCGACGGCAGCCGGATGACCGCGCACATCGTCGGCCCCATTTGCGAATCGGGCGATACCTTCGCCAAGAATCGCGAAATGGACGCAGTGGAGGCCGACGATCTCGTCACCTTCATGACGGCAGGCGCCTATGGCGCAACGATGGCAAATACTTATAATTCCCGCGCATTGACGCCCGAAGTTCTCGTCTCCGGTAACAATTGGGCGCTAGTCCGGGAGAGGCAGCCGATCGAAAGCCTGATCGCGGCAGATAAGCTGCCGCCCTGGTTGTAG
- the galU gene encoding UTP--glucose-1-phosphate uridylyltransferase GalU, producing the protein MKPVRKAIFPVAGFGTRFLPATKAVPKEMLPVVDRPLIQYAVDEAKAAGIEQMIFVTGRNKGAIEDYFDRAFEIETDLAAKGKQSFIDLLETTRLAPGKAAFVRQQQMLGLGHAVACARSLVGDEPFAVLLPDELLWNPASPCLTQMTETYEKKGGNVVAVLEVPADQTHKYGIVDPGAQDGRATEIKRMVEKPAQGAAPSNLALVGRYILQPEIFDLLDKGERGAGGEIQLTDAMEKLIGVQPFHAQTFDGTRHDCGDNAGFIQANIALALERPEIAGSIRAFIANI; encoded by the coding sequence ATGAAGCCCGTTCGCAAGGCCATCTTCCCCGTCGCCGGTTTCGGCACCCGCTTTCTTCCCGCCACAAAAGCCGTTCCCAAGGAAATGCTGCCCGTCGTCGACCGGCCGCTGATCCAATATGCGGTCGACGAGGCGAAGGCCGCGGGGATCGAGCAGATGATCTTCGTGACCGGACGCAACAAGGGCGCGATCGAGGATTATTTCGACCGCGCGTTCGAGATCGAGACCGACCTTGCCGCCAAGGGCAAGCAGAGCTTCATCGACCTGCTCGAAACCACCCGCCTCGCCCCCGGCAAGGCCGCCTTCGTCCGGCAGCAGCAGATGCTGGGCCTGGGCCACGCGGTCGCCTGCGCGCGGTCTTTGGTCGGTGACGAGCCGTTCGCGGTGCTGCTGCCCGACGAGCTTCTGTGGAATCCGGCCTCGCCCTGCCTGACGCAGATGACCGAGACCTATGAGAAGAAGGGCGGCAATGTCGTCGCGGTGCTCGAAGTGCCCGCCGACCAGACCCACAAATATGGCATCGTCGATCCGGGAGCGCAGGATGGCCGCGCGACCGAGATCAAGCGGATGGTGGAAAAGCCCGCGCAGGGCGCCGCGCCGTCCAACCTCGCGCTTGTAGGCCGTTATATCCTGCAGCCCGAAATCTTCGACCTGCTCGACAAGGGCGAGCGTGGCGCGGGCGGCGAGATCCAGCTGACCGACGCGATGGAAAAGCTGATCGGCGTCCAGCCGTTCCACGCCCAGACTTTCGACGGCACCCGCCACGATTGCGGCGACAATGCCGGCTTCATCCAGGCGAACATCGCGCTGGCGCTCGAACGGCCCGAAATCGCCGGTTCGATCCGGGCGTTCATCGCGAACATCTGA
- a CDS encoding TlpA family protein disulfide reductase has translation MIAAGPSAKRPPHMVFASSVRPVIACLLALSLAACDTKPAEQSQAAIPPEQVGKVDISKRGQDMPAIPFVAPGGGPATLTAFRGKPLMVNLWATWCGPCIAEMPTLEKLAGSDDRFQLIVVSQDLEGQKMVGPFFAKEKLRTLKPYLDPQNVLMQAFQTETLPTTVFFDAAGKEQWRVLGAMDWSGDKAKTLIDGAIGPAA, from the coding sequence ATGATCGCAGCCGGGCCTTCGGCGAAACGCCCGCCCCACATGGTATTCGCATCGTCGGTGCGGCCGGTAATCGCCTGTCTCCTCGCGCTTTCGCTGGCGGCTTGCGATACTAAGCCCGCCGAACAGTCGCAAGCAGCCATCCCGCCCGAACAGGTCGGCAAGGTCGATATTTCGAAGCGTGGGCAGGATATGCCCGCCATTCCGTTCGTCGCGCCCGGCGGTGGCCCCGCCACGCTGACCGCTTTCCGCGGCAAGCCGCTGATGGTCAATCTGTGGGCGACATGGTGCGGCCCGTGCATCGCCGAGATGCCGACGCTGGAAAAACTGGCGGGCAGCGACGATCGTTTCCAGCTGATCGTCGTCAGCCAGGATCTGGAGGGGCAGAAGATGGTCGGCCCCTTCTTCGCCAAGGAAAAGCTCAGGACGCTCAAGCCCTATCTCGATCCGCAGAACGTGCTGATGCAGGCGTTCCAGACCGAAACTCTGCCCACCACGGTGTTCTTCGACGCGGCGGGCAAGGAGCAGTGGCGCGTGCTGGGTGCGATGGACTGGAGCGGGGACAAGGCGAAAACGCTGATCGACGGGGCGATCGGGCCGGCCGCCTGA
- a CDS encoding aldo/keto reductase produces the protein MAKRKIGQFEINPIGLGCMGFSHGYGGRPDEATAIAALNHAIDIGYDFLDTAAAYGMGANERLVGKALRHRRDEFTLASKCALGATREGGRAIDGTPEGIALTLDQSLERLGVDHIDLYYLHRRDPNVPIEESIGALARGVEAGKIRSIGVSEISSDLLRRAHATHPIAAIQTEYSLWTRNPEIALLDTCRELGVTFVSFSPVGRGFLAGAVDATTTYEQGDMRGPMPRFNAPNLAANLALLDAFRAVAADQGCTIAQLAIAWVLARDPAIVTIPGTTNAAHMDENMGAQDVALSPARIAELDALINQTTVSGSRYTPAMQSMVSTEEFA, from the coding sequence ATGGCTAAACGCAAAATCGGGCAGTTCGAGATCAACCCGATCGGCCTCGGCTGCATGGGTTTCAGCCACGGCTATGGCGGCCGCCCCGATGAAGCGACCGCGATCGCCGCGCTCAATCACGCGATCGATATCGGCTATGATTTCCTCGATACCGCCGCAGCCTACGGCATGGGCGCGAACGAACGGCTGGTGGGCAAGGCGCTGCGCCATCGCCGCGACGAGTTCACTTTGGCCTCCAAATGCGCGCTGGGCGCCACCCGCGAAGGCGGCCGCGCGATCGACGGCACCCCTGAAGGAATCGCCCTGACGCTCGATCAGTCGCTCGAACGACTCGGTGTCGATCACATCGATCTCTATTATCTCCACCGGCGCGATCCCAACGTGCCGATCGAGGAGTCGATCGGCGCGCTCGCGCGCGGGGTCGAGGCGGGCAAGATCCGCTCGATCGGCGTGTCGGAGATTTCGTCGGACCTGCTGCGCCGTGCGCATGCGACGCATCCGATCGCCGCGATCCAGACCGAATATTCGCTATGGACGCGCAATCCGGAGATCGCCCTGCTCGATACGTGTCGCGAGCTGGGCGTGACCTTCGTGTCCTTCTCACCGGTCGGGCGTGGCTTCCTGGCGGGCGCTGTCGATGCGACGACGACCTATGAACAGGGTGACATGCGCGGACCGATGCCGCGCTTCAATGCGCCGAACCTCGCCGCCAATCTGGCGCTGCTCGATGCCTTCCGTGCCGTCGCCGCCGATCAGGGCTGCACGATCGCGCAACTCGCCATCGCCTGGGTGCTGGCGCGCGATCCCGCGATCGTCACCATCCCCGGCACGACCAATGCGGCGCATATGGACGAGAATATGGGCGCGCAGGACGTCGCTTTGTCGCCCGCGCGGATCGCCGAACTCGATGCGCTGATCAACCAGACGACCGTCTCGGGCAGCCGCTACACGCCGGCGATGCAGTCGATGGTGTCGACCGAAGAGTTCGCCTGA
- a CDS encoding DedA family protein, with protein MAGFDHLLEYGAWAIALGAGFEGETAAIAGGVMAHRGVLTPVEAWLAIAFGALVADELFFLLGRRFRDRPFVQRARQKPAFAKAIGFVERYPNAYVLLFRFLYGLRMVSPIAIGLTRMRWRRFATLNVIAALIWSAIFVTIGYLFGPAVDRLLASLAPYKTELMIAFPIPGTCFLIWLWWRKRREKRRAALVSIEAEA; from the coding sequence ATGGCCGGCTTCGACCATCTTCTGGAATATGGCGCCTGGGCGATTGCGCTGGGCGCGGGATTCGAGGGCGAAACCGCCGCGATCGCCGGCGGGGTGATGGCGCATCGCGGCGTGCTGACCCCGGTCGAGGCGTGGCTGGCGATCGCGTTCGGCGCGCTTGTGGCCGACGAACTCTTCTTCCTGCTCGGCCGCCGCTTCCGCGACCGCCCCTTCGTTCAGCGCGCACGACAAAAGCCCGCCTTCGCCAAGGCGATCGGCTTCGTCGAACGTTATCCCAACGCCTATGTCCTGCTGTTCCGCTTCCTCTACGGATTGCGGATGGTCAGCCCCATCGCGATCGGCCTCACGCGGATGCGCTGGCGACGGTTCGCGACGCTGAACGTCATCGCGGCCCTGATCTGGTCGGCGATCTTCGTGACGATCGGCTATCTGTTCGGCCCGGCGGTCGATCGGTTGCTCGCCAGCCTTGCGCCCTACAAGACCGAATTGATGATCGCCTTCCCGATTCCGGGCACCTGCTTCCTGATCTGGCTGTGGTGGCGGAAACGACGCGAGAAACGCCGCGCCGCTCTCGTCTCAATCGAAGCGGAAGCCTGA
- a CDS encoding DODA-type extradiol aromatic ring-opening family dioxygenase, with protein MRQPTFYIPHGGGPCFFMDDPKGVWTGMEAFLRDLPGTLAERPRAILIVSGHWETRGFQFTGAAQPPLIFDYYNFPPHTYQLTYPAPGDPDLAARAAALLNAAGFDAGVDPERGIDHGVFVPLKVAFPDADVPVVEMSLDRDLDPALAFDAGAALAPLRDEGVLIIGAGMSFHDLRLYGRAQANDPSKLFDDWLVETAANPAERRDRLIAWSRAPAARVAHPREEHLLPMMVAAGAASGAGTHIYGERVLEASISGFRFD; from the coding sequence ATGCGACAGCCCACTTTCTACATCCCGCATGGCGGCGGCCCCTGTTTCTTCATGGACGATCCCAAGGGCGTCTGGACGGGGATGGAGGCGTTCCTGCGCGACCTGCCGGGCACGCTGGCCGAACGGCCGCGCGCGATCCTGATCGTGTCGGGCCATTGGGAAACGCGCGGGTTCCAGTTCACGGGCGCTGCGCAGCCGCCCTTGATCTTCGATTATTACAATTTTCCGCCGCACACCTATCAGCTGACCTATCCCGCGCCCGGCGATCCCGATCTGGCGGCGCGCGCGGCGGCGTTGCTGAACGCGGCGGGGTTCGATGCGGGCGTCGATCCCGAACGTGGCATCGATCATGGCGTGTTCGTGCCGTTGAAGGTGGCTTTCCCCGATGCGGACGTACCGGTGGTCGAAATGTCGCTCGACCGCGATCTCGATCCCGCCTTGGCCTTCGATGCGGGTGCGGCGCTTGCGCCCCTGCGCGACGAAGGCGTGCTGATCATCGGTGCGGGGATGAGCTTTCACGACCTGCGTCTCTATGGCCGCGCGCAGGCGAACGATCCGTCGAAGCTGTTCGACGACTGGCTGGTCGAAACCGCCGCCAATCCTGCCGAACGTCGCGACCGCCTGATCGCGTGGAGTCGCGCCCCCGCCGCCCGCGTCGCGCATCCGCGTGAGGAGCATCTGCTGCCGATGATGGTCGCCGCCGGCGCCGCATCGGGCGCGGGCACGCATATCTATGGCGAGCGCGTGCTCGAAGCCTCGATCTCAGGCTTCCGCTTCGATTGA
- a CDS encoding DUF1993 domain-containing protein, with the protein MSLYALSIPVLRRGLVNMIACLDKGVAWCAEKGLPESELLDARLAPDMHPLTRQYQIASDAAKGAGGRLTGGEPPSMVDTEASFAELRGRVQRTIDYLDTVDPATVDAKAGTEVLVKLPGAELRFAAEDFLASFVFPNFFFHASMAYAIMRMKGVPLGKMDYLQLQDVIVRTPAAA; encoded by the coding sequence ATGTCGCTCTACGCTCTCTCGATCCCGGTCCTGCGCCGGGGCCTCGTCAACATGATCGCCTGTCTCGACAAGGGCGTTGCCTGGTGCGCGGAAAAGGGGCTGCCCGAAAGCGAGCTGCTCGATGCGCGGCTGGCGCCCGACATGCACCCGCTGACCCGCCAATATCAGATCGCGAGCGACGCGGCGAAGGGGGCAGGCGGGCGGCTGACGGGTGGTGAGCCGCCGTCGATGGTGGACACCGAAGCGAGCTTCGCCGAACTGCGCGGGCGCGTCCAGCGCACGATCGACTATCTCGACACGGTCGATCCGGCCACCGTCGATGCGAAGGCCGGCACCGAAGTGCTGGTCAAGCTGCCGGGGGCCGAACTGCGCTTCGCGGCCGAGGATTTCCTCGCCAGCTTCGTCTTCCCGAACTTCTTCTTCCACGCATCAATGGCTTACGCGATCATGCGGATGAAGGGCGTGCCGCTGGGCAAGATGGATTATCTACAGCTGCAGGACGTGATCGTCAGGACGCCCGCCGCAGCCTGA
- a CDS encoding precorrin-2 dehydrogenase/sirohydrochlorin ferrochelatase family protein, with amino-acid sequence MHSLPIFVALKGRPVILIGAGPAADAKRRLLERAGADIVDESATAALAIVADGDEAAAARLRARGVLINVTDRPDLCDFTLPAIVDRDPVLIAIGTGGTSAGLAKVLRQRIEALLPATLGKLATALYAAQPRIRDRWPQADDRRHAIDAALAGPLDPIHGKGDVDAWLDASKTPAETGLIRLHLRSDDPDDLTLREARLLGRADRIYHRPEAPAAILNRARADAERIACAAPPDALPPGLSIDLETA; translated from the coding sequence ATGCACAGCCTGCCGATCTTCGTCGCGCTGAAGGGCCGCCCGGTGATCCTGATCGGCGCCGGCCCGGCCGCCGACGCCAAACGCCGCCTGCTCGAACGCGCGGGCGCCGATATCGTCGATGAAAGCGCCACGGCGGCGCTGGCGATCGTTGCGGATGGCGATGAGGCTGCGGCGGCACGGCTGCGCGCGCGCGGCGTTCTGATCAACGTGACCGACCGGCCGGATCTGTGCGACTTCACTTTGCCCGCGATTGTCGATCGTGATCCGGTGCTGATCGCGATCGGTACCGGCGGAACATCGGCGGGGCTCGCGAAAGTCCTGCGTCAACGGATCGAGGCACTGTTGCCCGCGACATTGGGCAAGCTCGCGACCGCGCTCTACGCCGCCCAGCCCCGCATCCGCGACCGCTGGCCCCAAGCCGACGATCGCCGCCACGCGATCGATGCCGCGCTCGCCGGGCCGCTCGATCCGATCCACGGTAAGGGCGATGTCGATGCATGGCTCGATGCCTCCAAAACGCCCGCCGAAACCGGCCTCATCCGATTGCATCTGCGATCGGACGATCCCGACGATCTGACGTTGCGTGAGGCGCGGCTGCTGGGGCGTGCGGACCGCATCTATCACCGGCCCGAAGCGCCGGCCGCCATCCTGAACCGCGCGCGCGCCGATGCCGAACGCATCGCATGCGCCGCGCCCCCGGACGCGCTTCCGCCGGGCCTGTCGATCGATCTGGAGACTGCATAG
- the argH gene encoding argininosuccinate lyase → MWGGRFAEGPAAIMREINASIPFDKRLWRQDIAGSKAHVAMLGKQGIVSAADAETITGGLTTIEGEYAEKGVPVDLALEDIHMVTETRLAELIGPAAGRLHTARSRNDQVATDFKLWVRDAIDSVEAGLKALQTALVTRAGEHAASVMPGFTHLQVAQPVTLGHHLMAYYEMIGRDRSRFADARARLNRCPLGSAALAGTGFPIDRAMTAAALGFDAPTDNSLDSVSDRDFALDYLMAATQASLHLSRLAEEFIIWASQPYAFVSLPDSYSTGSSIMPQKRNPDAAELVRGHSGRIAGCMMALTMTMKGLPLAYSKDMQDDKPPVFEAHDLLALSIAAMTGMVEKVTFNAPRLRQAAEAGFSTATDLADWLVRVADVPFREAHHITGTAVKLAEREGLALDKLPIEALKAIDARIDDRVYDALSVDASVASRRSHGGTAPDQVRARIAEAKAALGIDA, encoded by the coding sequence ATGTGGGGCGGGCGTTTCGCCGAAGGCCCGGCTGCGATCATGCGCGAAATCAACGCCTCTATCCCTTTCGACAAGCGGCTGTGGCGGCAGGACATAGCGGGTTCGAAAGCCCATGTCGCCATGCTGGGGAAACAGGGAATCGTGAGCGCGGCGGATGCCGAGACGATCACCGGCGGCCTCACCACGATCGAGGGCGAATATGCCGAAAAGGGCGTTCCGGTCGATCTGGCGCTCGAAGACATCCACATGGTCACCGAGACGCGGCTAGCCGAGCTGATCGGCCCCGCGGCCGGCCGGCTGCACACCGCGCGCAGCCGCAACGATCAGGTTGCGACCGATTTCAAGCTGTGGGTGCGTGACGCGATCGATTCGGTCGAGGCGGGCCTGAAGGCGCTGCAGACCGCGCTCGTCACCCGCGCGGGCGAACATGCCGCGAGCGTGATGCCGGGCTTCACCCATCTGCAGGTCGCCCAGCCGGTGACGCTCGGCCATCACCTGATGGCCTATTATGAGATGATCGGGCGCGACCGCAGCCGCTTTGCGGACGCGCGCGCGCGGCTGAATCGCTGCCCGCTGGGTTCGGCGGCGCTGGCGGGCACCGGCTTCCCGATCGATCGGGCGATGACGGCGGCGGCGCTTGGCTTCGACGCGCCGACCGACAATTCGCTCGATTCGGTCAGCGACCGCGATTTCGCGCTCGATTATCTGATGGCGGCGACGCAGGCGTCGCTCCACCTGTCGCGGCTGGCCGAGGAATTCATCATCTGGGCGAGCCAGCCTTATGCCTTCGTCTCGCTGCCCGACAGCTATTCGACCGGCAGTTCGATCATGCCGCAGAAGCGCAATCCCGACGCGGCCGAGCTGGTGCGTGGCCATTCGGGGCGGATCGCGGGCTGCATGATGGCGCTGACCATGACGATGAAGGGCCTGCCGCTCGCTTATTCGAAGGACATGCAGGACGATAAGCCGCCGGTGTTCGAGGCGCACGATCTGCTCGCTTTGTCGATCGCGGCGATGACCGGGATGGTCGAAAAGGTCACGTTCAACGCGCCCCGCCTGCGCCAGGCGGCCGAAGCCGGCTTCTCCACCGCGACCGATCTGGCCGACTGGCTGGTCCGCGTGGCCGACGTGCCCTTCCGCGAAGCGCACCACATTACGGGAACGGCCGTTAAGCTTGCGGAGCGCGAAGGGCTGGCCCTCGACAAGCTGCCGATCGAGGCGTTGAAGGCGATCGACGCACGGATCGACGATCGCGTCTATGATGCTTTGTCGGTCGATGCTTCGGTGGCCAGCCGCCGCAGCCACGGCGGCACCGCGCCCGATCAGGTGCGGGCACGAATCGCGGAGGCGAAAGCCGCATTGGGGATCGACGCATGA